One part of the Spirochaetota bacterium genome encodes these proteins:
- a CDS encoding bile acid:sodium symporter — MKLRISPGLITGTALIASITAGFFFPQGSGLKPWMPFVLGIMLFFNFLSLTYERRRFVRAELLVFPLLAWGILPPLVLLIARIFFPPEIASGFFLAVITPPAISAVVMASLMGGERELPIVNSVVFNLLSPIAYTVLAGLYLSALSVHVPVRAIITEVGLVVLVPFVFSLIIRRIPPVCRTLTRVSTFYNPFSMMVVVYTSAALAAPRIKTLSVPMVLAILSGVFIIACIFYSAGLFLGNGPTHRRSFAVAVGQKNVGLGMMVAVNNFSPLTAVPVMLYLVSHHLINGILLISGSRRAHTGTPGTQKTRRNK, encoded by the coding sequence ATGAAATTGAGGATCTCTCCCGGTCTTATCACCGGTACTGCTCTCATCGCCTCCATTACCGCGGGCTTTTTCTTTCCGCAGGGGAGCGGCCTCAAGCCATGGATGCCATTCGTTCTCGGCATCATGCTCTTCTTCAATTTTCTGTCGCTGACGTACGAGCGCAGACGCTTCGTGCGAGCGGAACTTCTGGTCTTCCCCCTTCTTGCCTGGGGCATTCTGCCGCCGCTCGTGCTCCTCATCGCCCGTATCTTTTTTCCGCCCGAGATAGCGAGCGGGTTCTTCCTTGCCGTCATCACGCCGCCGGCGATAAGCGCGGTCGTCATGGCGTCGCTCATGGGCGGTGAACGCGAACTCCCGATCGTCAATTCCGTCGTGTTCAATCTGCTCTCGCCCATCGCCTATACCGTGCTCGCGGGCCTCTATCTCTCCGCGCTCAGCGTGCATGTCCCGGTACGCGCCATCATCACCGAGGTCGGCCTTGTCGTGCTCGTACCGTTCGTTTTTTCGCTCATCATACGCCGGATACCGCCGGTATGCCGAACGCTTACGCGCGTCAGTACGTTCTATAATCCGTTCTCGATGATGGTGGTCGTGTATACGAGCGCAGCCCTCGCCGCACCGCGCATCAAAACGCTTTCGGTGCCGATGGTACTCGCTATTCTCTCCGGCGTGTTCATCATCGCCTGCATCTTCTACAGCGCAGGACTTTTTCTCGGCAACGGGCCGACGCATCGCCGTTCCTTCGCCGTTGCCGTGGGCCAGAAGAACGTCGGGCTCGGCATGATGGTGGCAGTGAACAATTTCTCACCGCTTACCGCCGTGCCGGTGATGCTCTATCTCGTCAGTCATCACCTCATCAACGGCATACTGCTTATTTCCGGTTCACGACGCGCACATACGGGGACGCCTGGCACACAAAAAACGCGCCGAAACAAATGA
- a CDS encoding DeoR/GlpR family DNA-binding transcription regulator, with amino-acid sequence KSRIARKAASLVTPGETIIIDGGSTTYYLAEHLSDIELTVITNSFAIADVLARSSAATVVLLGGILYRESQMMINPFSDTLLSNYSASKLFMSPQGIDERGMTNTDTSLIAVERMMIERSREVIILADASKFGERGNLSVCGYDVARTIITDERITDAMKSMLTAQGVTVHIA; translated from the coding sequence GAAAAGCCGTATTGCGCGGAAGGCGGCTTCGCTTGTCACCCCCGGGGAGACCATTATCATCGACGGCGGATCGACGACGTACTATCTCGCGGAGCATCTTTCCGATATCGAGCTTACCGTCATAACCAATTCGTTTGCCATCGCCGATGTGCTTGCGCGGAGCAGTGCTGCAACTGTCGTGCTCCTCGGCGGCATATTGTATCGCGAGTCGCAGATGATGATAAACCCCTTCAGCGACACCTTGCTTTCCAACTATTCGGCGTCAAAGCTCTTCATGAGCCCGCAGGGCATCGATGAGCGAGGCATGACCAATACCGATACGAGCCTTATCGCCGTTGAACGGATGATGATAGAACGTTCGCGCGAGGTCATCATACTTGCCGATGCGAGCAAATTCGGCGAGCGCGGCAATCTGTCAGTATGCGGATACGATGTCGCACGGACCATCATCACTGATGAGCGGATAACCGATGCGATGAAGTCGATGCTCACGGCACAGGGTGTGACCGTGCATATCGCCTGA